The genomic window ATACTTTTTCCTCTGTCTTTGTCCCCAGAGGAATGGGTACGACCAGTCATGAAGAGGGATAAGCAGGTTCTTCTGCACTGGGGCTACTATCCTGACAGGTGAGGATGGGCTTCTGGGGCAGGTTTAAGGTCAAGAGTCAGCCAGGAGCCCCAGGACATCTAGCAAAGGCAGAAGGGACTCTTTGGGCCGATTGATTTGTTCTGTCCCCGCCACTGATTATGTGAACCGTCTGTCTTGGGTGAGGTTTGGACTTTGTGGACTAGGCTTGGTTAAAAGGATCAGGGAAAcatacttggcccaatggatagggcgtcgtctaccacatgggaggtccgcggttcaaaccccgggcctccttgacccgtgtggagctggcccatgcgcagtgctgatgtgcgcaaggagtgccctgccacgcaggggtgtcccccacgtaggggagccccacacgcaaggagtataccccataaggagccgcccagtgcgaaagaaagtgcagcctgcccaagaatggcgctgcacacacacacacagctgacacaagatgacgtgacaaaaagaaacacagattcctggtgctgctgataaggatagaagcggtcatagaagaacacacagcgaatggacacagagagcagacaactggggggcggaataaattaaaaaataaaaaatcttaaaaaaaataaaaggagcaggGCTCTATGTGTGAAATGGCCATCCCACTATAACTTTTGATAAGTAAATTGTtaaaaacaatctaaatgtcttAACAGTAGGAAAACGTTTCGGTGAATTTGTGTATCTTCTCGgtatggactattatgcagcctttaaaattgtatttatgaaATAACATGAATGATGTGTAGCTGAGTATTAAGTACAAAATGTAGGATATAAAATAATAGCATGTTTacaatttcataaaaataaaattgcacaTGAAAATTCCTGGGAGAAATTATATACTAGATGTCAAGAGTAGTTGTGTTAGGTTGATAGGATTAtagataattttcttctttctctactcttataatttgcttttattactttaaaatgaaaagaatccCAATgttaattgggggggggggaatcattACCAAAAAAATAACCCAACAACCCAATACTTTCCATAAATGGAAAAGATCTGTGCTCTACTTTTCCACAATTCTATCCATTGATTCTATTTCACTGTCAATTTCCCATGGCAGTTATGACACATGGATCCCAGCCAGTGAAATTGAAGCATCTGTGGAAGATGCACCAACTCCTGAGAAGCCTAGGAAGGTGAGCTCTCCTTGTACTCCATTCCCCAAGCAGGCTATTCTTAGGAGGTGAAGAAGGGTTCCTGTGCCCCTGGGCTTTTTCACAGTAATGATCCCCAGACAGAGCTGTGACTGCCAAGCTTCTCACCCGCACAGTCTGTCTCTGTACTTTAGGTTCATGCAAAGTGGATCCTGGACACAGATACCttcaatgaatggatgaatgaggaAGACTATGAAGTGAATGATGACAAAAACCCCGTGTCCCGCAGAAAGAAGATTTCAGCCAAGACATTGACAGATGAGGTGAAaagacctctttttttttcttcctccagtCTTTAGCTTAAGTCTCTGGACAAAACTTTGCGGGAGATTGTTGGCTGACATTTGTCCTGTTTCTCCAACCTGCAGGTGAACAGCCCAGACTCAGATCGACGGGACAAGAAAGGAGGGAACTACAAGAAGAGGAAGCGCTCCCCCTCTCCTTCACCTACCCCAGAATCTAAGAAGAAAAATGCGAAGAAAGGGTATGCCATGCTTTCTTATGATCctgtccccacctccacccttctGTCCACACTATGTTGGAGGAAGAAAGGCCTAATCCCTTCCCGTAGCCACCTGGCGCTTACCCGGGCATGCCACAGTCCttaggggaggggaggaggtcgTCTTTAGCTCTGCCCAGTCATTAGTTCTAGTCCCAGCCACTGCTAACCTCAGAGAGAGCTTAATCTCCGAATGAAAAGCCCTTGCCACTTCACATGGCTCTGTTGCTCTTGGCTTCTGTCAGTGCTCCGCTCCACCCTTGAGatgtctctccttcccttcccttgaaCCTCAATTTCCAGCGTCTCCTTGTGTAAGAGTGActgggtcctctttcattcttttttcttcctagcCCCTCGACACCTTACACCAAGTCCAAGCGTGGCCACAGAGAGGAGGAGCAAGAAGACCTGACAAAGGACATGGATGAGCCCTCGCCAGTCCCTAACGTAGAAGAGGTGACGTTGCCCAAAACAGGTACAGGACAGGACAGGCACCCGGGACCCACTCCCTTTCCCTGTGCTGCCCCAACTGTGCCAACCCCCTGAGGGGGATGCTTTATTAGGCCCAGCTCCAGGTCTGAAAGGCCTTTTCCCATCACTTTAGCTGGTTATTGAAGTTATTTCTGTTACCGTGGAGAATCCTCCAACAGTTCAATAGCCAATCTTAGCTGTGGCTTGTGCTTTGCTCCTGACAGTAGTTTTCAAGTTTTAAATGTTGTGTGCCACAATTAGTAAGCTATATTTGAGCACAAATTATACACATGTACTATCACTATACTGGGAACATTATAAAACACGTAAACAGAACAATTTAAAGGATGAGATTAAAAGAGAAGTTCTGGTACTCTTCCTGTATCCGAGTGGATTGGCCTTTGTATCTGAGATCATTGCTTCTTGGTGCTGGCATATCATCTGTGTTCCAAGAACTAACTAGCCTCAAGTGGGCCAGAGGTGTATTTCAAGGCTGGGCTTGGGAGGCCACGGAGAGGGGAGGGGTTCTGGGCTCCCTCCATCTCGTGAATCAGAGCAGCTCTGTTTTCTAGCCGTGTTTTCTCCTGAACCATCATGTATGAATTCATTTAATGAAAGTGTTCCTCTGCTTTGAAAAATGTTTAAGATCTGGTCACTTCTCTACAGAATGATTTGGCCAGACCCAGTCTCAGTCTGTTAAGAACTGACAGACACATGAAGAGAGAGAGGCCTATCAAAGACAAAAATCATGTATGACTGTAGATAAAGAAGTAAGGCGCTTATTTATAGGAAAAAGTTAAGCGAGTATATAATTGGAGAAGTAGGAAAAGTAACAAGTGAGTTTCAAGCCCTACAATGAATGTGACTGGAGGAAGTTAACTGCATTTTGTGATGAGATGGAGAAAGTTTTGGAGGAAGGGGGAATCTCGAGAGGTGAGGGCTTGATTTAGGCAGAATCTGTCTGATAAAATGACTCTGTCTCTGGCAGTCAACACTAAGAAGGACTCGGAGTCAGCCCCGGTCAAAGGAGGCACCATGACTGACCTGGGTAAGATGGAGCGCCCCTGCAGGCGAGGCATTCGGAGCCTGAGGGTGGGCGGGCTCAGCTGGCACCCTTCCCCTGGGCTCACGGCCCTTCCCCACTTCTCCCTGTGattcttcctcccctgcccctcgGGAGGTGCCAGTCTTGCATCTGCTGTCTTTCTCTTTCAGATGAACAGGAGGATGAAAGCATGGAGACCACGGGCAAGGTGGAGCCAGTTTAGAGAGGCCCTGCTTCTATGCGATTCTGATTTGTGATTATAAAGTTCATTCAGCCCAGAAACTTCCACTGCCCAGACTTTACCCACTCCAGACCAATTCAAGCTGCAGCTCAATACTCTGATTCTTTCAGAGGCATGGGGTCCatagtgttcattcccatcaccCATCTTCAGTGTCCACAGTCCTGGGGTGTGGGAGAAGCAGAGGGTTGCTAGGGGGAAAAGTGGGAATGCTGAATGGCCAGCGGCCTCCGTACTCGTAGGATGAGGATGAGAACAGTACGGGAAACAAGGGGGAGCAGACCAAGAATCCAGACCTGCATGAAGACAACGTCACCGAGCAGACCCACCACATCATCATCCCCAGCTACGCTGCTTGGTTTGACTATAACAGGTATGCTACCCCACCTTCTCGCAGAATCCTTCCTTCCCCAGCCTCCAGGGGTCAACATGTTCCTCTTGCCTCCAAATAAGTTATTTTTTCCCTCAGCCAGACAGATAAGAGTGCACTTCAGGTTTAGAGGAACTCCTGATCTCTTTTTTAAGCCATAAAGCTCTGGTGGGAAGTTCTCCCCAAGCTTTGAGCCTGTTTTTAGTCTCCAGCTGGTTGCCCACCCCACCTTCTAGGCTTTTCCTCCCCTCGGGGCTCCCatccctccaccagcaccttccCCTGAGTCCACTCTGGCTTCTCTTGCAGCGTGCATGCCATTGAGCGGAGGGCTCTCCCCGAGTTCTTTAACGGCAAGAACAAGTCCAAGACACCAGAAATGTAAGGAAACCTCGACTCATGATTTTCTTCCTCCTGTGCCCTCTCACCCTTCCTGATCCATCCAGCAACATTCAGTTCAGCAGACCTCTCTCGAGCTCCTATcctgagccaggcactgtgctaaccCTTAGGCAGTTCCAACCTAGGATTCTTGATGCTATAACACATTCTCTAGTACTTGCCCAGGAGTGATATTAAGCATGCCCTTTGCACAAAACAAGTACCTGCTTCAGTGCCTCAGATTCTTTCAGCAGGGCACAGAGTCTTTCAGTCTGTAATTGATACTGTCAAAAATGCAGATTTCCCTAGCATAAGTAATCCACTTTGACTGCAGTGTAAATGACTATTATCAGGCTGGTTCCTGGGTAGCTTTTGATAGAAAAGTGAGTGGTGGAGCTATGAAGACTCCTGAACTAAGGGATGGAGCAGGCtctgtgggagagaggtgtcATAGAAAGTGCAGGCTTGGGCCTCAGTCCTCACCTTTAAGGTTTTGCCTCAGGCTAAATCTGCTTGGCGTTGGATGAGACTTGGCAATCTTCTGTGGTTAGGGATGCCCCAGATAAATATGGTGACAAGGTAGCAAGACTCAGTGCTGAGCCAGGGCGCCCTGGGAACTGAGCTAACTTCCGTCCCTGCTTTGTCCTGGCTTCCCAGCTGTGGGCTTATGCTCTTCCCACCATGGTTCTTTCCCTCTTGATACGGTTCTGTCCTCCTCCTGGGGAAAGCCATGTATGTGAGGAGGCATGATAGGCAGGCAGCGTTGGACCAGGAATTGTTCTACATGCTGATCtcttgatatgaaataataagtGATGACTTACCTACATTCCTTGAGAGCTTGCTGTCCACCAGGTACTATCCTGAGTGTCCTGCATACATTGAGTAATTTAACTTCATGCTGCCCTTAGATGTAGTTATTATAATCTCAGtttacagatcaggaaactgGAGTACCAAGAGGTTCAACCCCTTGCTCAAGTTCATACAGTGACTGAGTAGTAAAACCAGGATCTTGTAGTCTGACTCATGTTCTCAAACTTTGCACTACATGACATAGTGGCCATCAGTTTTTTTGAGCTCCTATAATGTGCCAGGCTCTGTATTAGTACTTTGTAGACATCTCTAATCCTTAGTAGACATttcattttacagacgaggaaactgaggttcaaagaaCTGGGAATTGAACTTAGATCTTTCTAGCTTCAAAGCACATACTCTTCCTACTATGTCATGCTGACTAGTTGGATCTCTGGATAAGGACTTCCCCTTTAATATCCATAAGTTTAGAAATGAGggcaccttttctttttctctgattcCTCATTCAAAAGTTGGATAattatatgggaacatcttatgttttctatgttttttaatgtaacattctttgtgatctattaagtttaataaaaaaagtgtaaaaaacaaaaacaaaagttgggtAAAATGTCCCCAATACAGCCAAGGAAATAATTCACTTAACTAAAAAAACCCATCAAGGAAAACGTAAGAAATGTGTGAATCCCTTGCATctagcacacagtaggcactgaGTGTTTATTGAGTTGGATGTTCTActgttttttgtctttgtcaGCACAGGAGTCATTAGCTCTTCTATCATTCTTCCCATCTCCAGCACTGGACAaacatttatttgtcttcttcctgatgatcacactctctcttcctcttaGCTACCTGGCCTATCGAAACTTCATGATTGACACTTACAGACTGAATCCCCAAGAGTATCTCACCTCCACTGCCTGCCGCAGGAACCTGGCAGGCGACGTCTGTGCCATCATGAGGTGGGTCCTCTGGTTAGCAGGAAGGGCATCTGCGAGGATGTCTGCCCACAGATGCCTCTTGGCAGAAACAGAAGTATCAATGAGGAACATAGgggaacaaacaagaaaaacccCTCTAGAGAAAAGGCAAAGTACAGGTGCGGGGTGTGAGTGACTCAAGGAAATGGCAGTGGCATTCTCGGAAGTAGGGAGTCAAGGAGAAAGAGAGATCTGGGTTCAGTTGTACTAGCTGTGCAGGAAGAAAGTTCAGTAGGTGGTGGGATGGGGACGGCAGCCAGGCGGAAGGTATAGCTGTGGGTGTCCCTGACATTTAGGTGGAAAGTGAACAGCAGTTGCAGACAGGATTTCCAGGAGGTAGAATGAGTAGAGAAGAGGCCCGAGGAGAGAGGGAGCCTTAGGCCACAGCATCTACCCCCAGCCTGGTCCTCATGCGCCTTTCTGGCTGGCCCGTATGACCCTGCCTGCCCTTCTCCTCACAGGGTCCATGCCTTTCTGGAACAGTGGGGTCTTATTAACTACCAGGTGGACGCTGAGAGTCGACCAACCCCGATGGGGCCTCCACCCACTTCTCACTTCCATGTCTTGGCAGACACACCATCAGGGCTGGTACCTCTGCAGCCCAAGACCCCGCAGGTAGGGTGAGGGGCGGCGGGGACAAGGTGGGGTGGGTGTAAAATTGGGCTTCTTTGGgctttcttttcctggttttttaGGGTAATGGTTCAAGAGTGCTTTGAGGCTTCTTCCTTTTCCATGGGATGCAAAGGACTGCAGGAATCAGCCCCGTGTGTTCAGTGCCCTCTGCCGGCCTCTGCACCTAAGTCTGCAAGGACTTGCTGAGGGAGAAGAGATGCTCCTTGTCCTCAGGGAGCAGGCAGGCTAATGTAGGGAATGGAGCAGATAGAAAAAACATGGCTGAAAATGAACTTGCATGAAAATTTTTAACTCTGTCATGTAtcctccatttttttcatttttgcttcataattattattacttccattttttttttcacttccatTTCACACATTACAAAATATTAAGAGGAGAAAGGTTATGtggcttgcccagggtcacagagTACCAAATCTAGGATTAGAACCTAACTGCCCAGCTCCTAAGAGAATCTGTAGAGATACATCATGGATATCATGCCAGTTACTTATCTAATTAATTATTAAGGGAACACGGAAGAGTGGCATGAGTGCCCCAGAGCTTGTGAGCCGCCCAGCATTTGGCCTTGGGGGCTCCAGGGCCTTGGCCTGGTCATTTCTTGCCCACCCTCCATGACGCCAAGCTCTGTCCCCCAGGGCCGCCAGGTTGATGCTGATACCAAGGCTGGGCGAAAGGGCAAAGAGCTGGATGACCTGGTGCCAGAGACGGCTAAGGGCAAGCCAGAGCTGGTAGGTGGGGTGTAGACCCCGCTGGGCTTCTTATTTGCCCCTTTATTGGGGGGCCCCCTGCccgggaagaagagacatgagaGCAGAGGAGCTACAGCAGTAAAGGAGGAAGTCCTGCCCAGGGTGGCCTTGGCTTTGGGAAAGAAGCTCCTTCTGTCGCTTTCCTCTCTCTGTCTGCCCCTGGCTCCCACCGGTCACTCGTACTtacctctttctttcccctccacaAATAGCAGACCTCTGCTTCCCAACAAATGCTCAACTTTCCTGACAAAGGCAAAGAAAAGCCAACAGACATGCAGAACTTTGGGCTGCGCACAGACATGTACACCAAGAAGAATGTCCCCTCCAAGGTACGGGGATGTGGGCTGACTGCAGGCAGGGGTGAGGGAGCCCCCGCTCAGCGATCACCGGTGTCTCTCCTCACCTTGCGTGTTTGACCCACAGAGCAAAGCGGCAGCCAGTGCCACCCGCGAGTGGACAGAACAGGAGACCCTGCTACTCTTGGAGGTATTCAGGGCAAGGAAAGGGGCGTTCTTCTACAAAAGCAGAAATGGCCAGGGTACCAGCCACCCTCGTGAGTGGGGAGGGCCTGTGCAGTTGGGAATGAGCAGACCTTACCCTCAGTCTCTGCCATCCCGGTGCCCGTCGCACCTCATCCCGGGGACCGGCTCCGGGCTGGGGATATGGGCCATCATGTTAACTCCAGCTCCTTTCTTAGTGCTACTTGGGGAGCCCCCTTGGGCCCAGAGAATACAGAAATACTAGAGACACAGCTTTGAAGGCAGCTGCCCttagtggggtgggggcagttgaCTTCTAAGGGAAGTGGCTAAGTAAGCGGAGTTGTgtccccaccactaccaccaggCACTGGAGATGTACAAAGATGACTGGAACAAAGTTTCAGAGCACGTGGGAAGCCGCACACAGGACGAGTGCATCTTGCATTTTCTTCGTCTTCCTATTGAAGACCCATACCTGGAGGACTCAGAGGCCTCCCTGGGCCCCCTGGCCTACCAGCCCATCCCCTTCAGTCAGTCGGGCAATCCTGTCATGAGCACTGTTGCGTTTCTAGCCTCCGTCGTTGATCCCCGAGTCGCCTCTGCCGCTGCCAAGTCGGCCCTAGGTAACGTGAAGGGGTTCTGGCCCCCTTAGTTTGTGCTGGAAGGGCTGGTTGTTCAGACCTCGAAGCCCCCTTGTATTTGGCTGTCCTACTAGCCTTGTCTGTGCTGGTGTCAGCCCAGGCACCTGTCTAGGCTCCAAGCTGGAAATAGGTGAAGAGATGGGCTTGTGAGGAGGCTTTCACAGGGATAGCCAGAACTGCCTGCCTGCCCTCGCTCCCAGCCTCATGCCCTCTGGGTCTTGCAGAGGAGTTCTCCAAGATGAAGGAAGAGGTACCCACAGCCCTTGTGGAGGCCCATGTTCGGAAAGTGGAAGAAGCTGCCAAGGTGACAGGCAAGGCCGACCCAGCCTTCGGTCTGGAAAGCAGTGGCATTGCAGGAACCACCTCTGATGAGCCTGAGCGGATTGGTAAGGCCCGGCATGCTCCCAGACACTGTTCCCCCTAAGCAAGGGCCAGAGGCACCCGGCCTCCCCGCCTCAAGTTGGCATTGGAGCACAGCACGAGTGGGGAGACTTGCTGGTGTTTTTATTTTCCCCTAGGATTTTCCCTTAGGGCCAGTGGCTCCCTGCTGGTTTACTCAGGGAGATTCTGACTGGTAAAAGGGGCTGCTGGCAAAGCATTGTAGAGACAGACTCCATTATCAGACATTCCCATTTCCTTTTCCCACGGGCCCAGAGGAGAGCGGGACTGACGAGGCACGGGCGGAGGGCCAGGCCACAGATGAGAAGAAGGAGCCCAAGGTACGGAGGGATTGGCCTCAGGCTGGGAGGGTGCAGGGGCCAGGCATGGAACCGTGATGGGCATGGGCAGCTGACCCAGTCCAGCCCAAGAACACGAGGACTGGGCTTCGAGGGGGTCTCTCACCCGGAGTCAGAGCTCCCCTCGAGACAAGTAAATTCAGTTCCCAGGCCCTTTGTGTGAAAACCAGTCACCTCAGCCCCTGATATTCTCTACGTTTCTTTCACTGGGCCTTAAGGAACCTCGAGAAGGAGGAGGGGCTGTGGAAGAAGAAGCAAAGGACAAAACCAGCGAGGCGCCCAAGAAGGatgaagagaaagggaaggaaggtgaCAGCGAGAAGGAATCAGAGAAGAGTGATGGGGACCCAGTAGGTGAGCTTCTCAGTGGTAGTTAGGAGGTACAGGAAAGAAGCGGAGCTGTAGAGCTAACTCAAGAGCCCTTTTCCTGGCCTAGTAGATCCCGAGAAGGAGAAGGAGCCAAAGGAAGGGCAGGAGGAAGTACTGAAGGAAGTGGTGGAGTCAGAGGGTGAAAGGAAGACGAAGGTGGAGCGGGACATTGGCGAGGGCAATCTCTCCACCGCAGCTGCCGCTGCCCTGGCTGCTGCCGCGGTCAAGGCCAAGGTGAGGTCCAGAGACCCCAACAACCCCAAGCGAAGAAGATGGCTcccttctccaggctcacttcACTGAAAGGAAGTCATTCCATGTGCATCCCTTAACTAGTGCTAGCctatttcctctttatttttatgCTGAGGGAGTCTTAGTTATGTCTTCTCTAAACTTCTTGAATCTTTTACTATTAGGCCTATTTCCAGCCACCTAATTAGTTGACTTTGTCTTATCCTTTGccactctctcccttttccccaagttcttttaaaaaatatcagtgCTGCACTACTGTCTCACATCAGGTTCTCCCTTAAAACCTaacagtggggagcagatgtggcccaagcaattgagtgcctgcttcccccatgggaagtcctgggttcagttcctggtgcctcctgaaaaaaacgaacaacaagcaaaacaaatgaaaaaaccagcccagggaagccgatgtggctcagtggttgagcaccagcttcccacatacaagatcctgggttcattccccggcCTCTGgacctcaaaaacaaaactaaaaaaccTGCCAACCTCTGCACTACCTTTTCCTCCCCTGGAATGTCGTTAACTGGGCCCTCCCGCTGACATGCCTTCCCACCCTTCCTTCCCTAGCACTTGGCTGCAGTTGAGGAGAGGAAGATCAAATCCCTCGTGGCCCTTCTGGTGGAGACCCAGATGAAAAAGTTGGAAATCAAACTCCGGCACTTCGAGGAGCTGGAGACGATCATGGACCGGGAGCGTGAAGCAGTGAGTAGCCTCCCTGGGGGGGAGCGGGAGCCCTGGCACCTGGTCCCGACTCGAGACCAAGCCCTACCTCACTCTAGGATGAGGGGCCGGGAAGGGGGATGAAGCTGCAGTGCAGAAAGCCTGAGACGGACAGGGTTTCCAAGCAGAGGGGGCAGCCCAGGCCAGGGCTGGGAGGCCAAGCCGAGGCAGGTGAGAGGGACAGAAAcacccacaggggaggtctggaGACTGGGCTCCCATGGGATGTCAGCACCACAGGGCAGGGATGTTCTGTTCTGTTGATTGCTGTATCTCCAGGTTTTTGAACAGTGCATGGCTCATAGTAGATGTTCAGTAAACATTTGGTGAGTCCTTGAATGGATCTGAGGGATAATGAGAGGACTGGGGCTTCAGATCCAGGAGGTAAACCACAAAGGGGAGGGGATGGCCAGGGTATTGAACCGTTTTGCCTTTAAAGGGACATATAAAGATGTAGAAGACAGCGACCCAGTCTCAGAGAACTTAATTAGAGACATGAAAAACAGTTAATCATGTTTAAGGTAT from Dasypus novemcinctus isolate mDasNov1 chromosome 12, mDasNov1.1.hap2, whole genome shotgun sequence includes these protein-coding regions:
- the SMARCC2 gene encoding SWI/SNF complex subunit SMARCC2 isoform X2, whose amino-acid sequence is MAVRKKDGGPNVKYYEAADTVTQFDNVRLWLGKNYKKYIQAEPPTNKSLSSLVVQLLQFQEEVFGKHVSNAPLTKLPIKCFLDFKAGGSLCHILAAAYKFKSDQGWRRYDFQNPSRMDRNVEMFMTIEKSLVQNNCLSRPNIFLCPEIEPKLLGKLKDIVKRHQGTITEDKNNASHVVYPVPGNLEEEEWVRPVMKRDKQVLLHWGYYPDSYDTWIPASEIEASVEDAPTPEKPRKVHAKWILDTDTFNEWMNEEDYEVNDDKNPVSRRKKISAKTLTDEVNSPDSDRRDKKGGNYKKRKRSPSPSPTPESKKKNAKKGPSTPYTKSKRGHREEEQEDLTKDMDEPSPVPNVEEVTLPKTVNTKKDSESAPVKGGTMTDLDEQEDESMETTGKDEDENSTGNKGEQTKNPDLHEDNVTEQTHHIIIPSYAAWFDYNSVHAIERRALPEFFNGKNKSKTPEIYLAYRNFMIDTYRLNPQEYLTSTACRRNLAGDVCAIMRVHAFLEQWGLINYQVDAESRPTPMGPPPTSHFHVLADTPSGLVPLQPKTPQGRQVDADTKAGRKGKELDDLVPETAKGKPELQTSASQQMLNFPDKGKEKPTDMQNFGLRTDMYTKKNVPSKSKAAASATREWTEQETLLLLEALEMYKDDWNKVSEHVGSRTQDECILHFLRLPIEDPYLEDSEASLGPLAYQPIPFSQSGNPVMSTVAFLASVVDPRVASAAAKSALEEFSKMKEEVPTALVEAHVRKVEEAAKVTGKADPAFGLESSGIAGTTSDEPERIEESGTDEARAEGQATDEKKEPKEPREGGGAVEEEAKDKTSEAPKKDEEKGKEGDSEKESEKSDGDPVDPEKEKEPKEGQEEVLKEVVESEGERKTKVERDIGEGNLSTAAAAALAAAAVKAKHLAAVEERKIKSLVALLVETQMKKLEIKLRHFEELETIMDREREALEYQRQQLLADRQAFHMEQLKYAEMRARQQHFQQMHQQQQQPPPALPPGSQPIPPAGAAGPPAVHGLAVAPASVAPAPAGSGVPPGSLGPSEQIGQAGSAVGPQQQQPAGAPQPGAVPPGLPPPGPHGPSPFPNQQTPPSLMPGAVPGSGHPGVAGNAPLGLPFGMPPPPPPAAPSIIPFGSLADSISINLPPPPNLHGHHHHLPFAPGTLPPPNLPVSMANPLHPNLPATTTMPSSLPLGPGLGSAAAQSPAIVAAVQGNLLPSASPLPDPGTPLPPDPTAPSPGTVTPVPPPQ
- the SMARCC2 gene encoding SWI/SNF complex subunit SMARCC2 isoform X21, with the translated sequence MAVRKKDGGPNVKYYEAADTVTQFDNVRLWLGKNYKKYIQAEPPTNKSLSSLVVQLLQFQEEVFGKHVSNAPLTKLPIKCFLDFKAGGSLCHILAAAYKFKSDQGWRRYDFQNPSRMDRNVEMFMTIEKSLVQNNCLSRPNIFLCPEIEPKLLGKLKDIVKRHQGTITEDKNNASHVVYPVPGNLEEEEWVRPVMKRDKQVLLHWGYYPDSYDTWIPASEIEASVEDAPTPEKPRKVHAKWILDTDTFNEWMNEEDYEVNDDKNPVSRRKKISAKTLTDEVNSPDSDRRDKKGGNYKKRKRSPSPSPTPESKKKNAKKGPSTPYTKSKRGHREEEQEDLTKDMDEPSPVPNVEEVTLPKTVNTKKDSESAPVKGGTMTDLDEQEDESMETTGKDEDENSTGNKGEQTKNPDLHEDNVTEQTHHIIIPSYAAWFDYNSVHAIERRALPEFFNGKNKSKTPEIYLAYRNFMIDTYRLNPQEYLTSTACRRNLAGDVCAIMRVHAFLEQWGLINYQVDAESRPTPMGPPPTSHFHVLADTPSGLVPLQPKTPQTSASQQMLNFPDKGKEKPTDMQNFGLRTDMYTKKNVPSKSKAAASATREWTEQETLLLLEALEMYKDDWNKVSEHVGSRTQDECILHFLRLPIEDPYLEDSEASLGPLAYQPIPFSQSGNPVMSTVAFLASVVDPRVASAAAKSALEEFSKMKEEVPTALVEAHVRKVEEAAKVTGKADPAFGLESSGIAGTTSDEPERIEESGTDEARAEGQATDEKKEPKEPREGGGAVEEEAKDKTSEAPKKDEEKGKEGDSEKESEKSDGDPVDPEKEKEPKEGQEEVLKEVVESEGERKTKVERDIGEGNLSTAAAAALAAAAVKAKHLAAVEERKIKSLVALLVETQMKKLEIKLRHFEELETIMDREREALEYQRQQLLADRQAFHMEQLKYAEMRARQQHFQQMHQQQQQPPPALPPGSQPIPPAGAAGPPAVHGLAVAPASVAPAPAGSGVPPGSLGPSEQIGQAGSAVGPQQQQPAGAPQPGAVPPGLPPPGPHGPSPFPNQQTPPSLMPGAVPGSGHPGVADPGTPLPPDPTAPSPGTVTPVPPPQ
- the SMARCC2 gene encoding SWI/SNF complex subunit SMARCC2 isoform X19, encoding MAVRKKDGGPNVKYYEAADTVTQFDNVRLWLGKNYKKYIQAEPPTNKSLSSLVVQLLQFQEEVFGKHVSNAPLTKLPIKCFLDFKAGGSLCHILAAAYKFKSDQGWRRYDFQNPSRMDRNVEMFMTIEKSLVQNNCLSRPNIFLCPEIEPKLLGKLKDIVKRHQGTITEDKNNASHVVYPVPGNLEEEEWVRPVMKRDKQVLLHWGYYPDSYDTWIPASEIEASVEDAPTPEKPRKVHAKWILDTDTFNEWMNEEDYEVNDDKNPVSRRKKISAKTLTDEVNSPDSDRRDKKGGNYKKRKRSPSPSPTPESKKKNAKKGPSTPYTKSKRGHREEEQEDLTKDMDEPSPVPNVEEVTLPKTVNTKKDSESAPVKGGTMTDLDEQEDESMETTGKDEDENSTGNKGEQTKNPDLHEDNVTEQTHHIIIPSYAAWFDYNSVHAIERRALPEFFNGKNKSKTPEIYLAYRNFMIDTYRLNPQEYLTSTACRRNLAGDVCAIMRVHAFLEQWGLINYQVDAESRPTPMGPPPTSHFHVLADTPSGLVPLQPKTPQQTSASQQMLNFPDKGKEKPTDMQNFGLRTDMYTKKNVPSKSKAAASATREWTEQETLLLLEALEMYKDDWNKVSEHVGSRTQDECILHFLRLPIEDPYLEDSEASLGPLAYQPIPFSQSGNPVMSTVAFLASVVDPRVASAAAKSALEEFSKMKEEVPTALVEAHVRKVEEAAKVTGKADPAFGLESSGIAGTTSDEPERIEESGTDEARAEGQATDEKKEPKEPREGGGAVEEEAKDKTSEAPKKDEEKGKEGDSEKESEKSDGDPVDPEKEKEPKEGQEEVLKEVVESEGERKTKVERDIGEGNLSTAAAAALAAAAVKAKHLAAVEERKIKSLVALLVETQMKKLEIKLRHFEELETIMDREREALEYQRQQLLADRQAFHMEQLKYAEMRARQQHFQQMHQQQQQPPPALPPGSQPIPPAGAAGPPAVHGLAVAPASVAPAPAGSGVPPGSLGPSEQIGQAGSAVGPQQQQPAGAPQPGAVPPGLPPPGPHGPSPFPNQQTPPSLMPGAVPGSGHPGVADPGTPLPPDPTAPSPGTVTPVPPPQ